A genomic segment from Glycine soja cultivar W05 chromosome 18, ASM419377v2, whole genome shotgun sequence encodes:
- the LOC114397481 gene encoding ultraviolet-B receptor UVR8-like isoform X1: MNETEAVEDAREVVVVKEEERAEKMVYMWGYLPGASPKKSPILSPAPVTLSDPSLAVDSWKDVCGGGCGFAMVISEKGKLITWGSADDEGQSYLISGKHGEIPGLYQLPTEASVVKAAAGWAHCASVTEEGEVYAWGWKECVPSGKVITDFITVGSLQKDIAGKQSSSIAEQRSPQSSNTSSGSDSHHDNKKVGDEVVKRRKITFSRQDSDSQASGDEFFSVSPSLVTLGNGVKITSVALGGRHTLALSDVGQVWGWGYGGEGQLGLGSRVKMVSSPHLIPCIESAGKDKSSAFHQGSGAGAQGSNVTGSYVMDISCGGRHSVVITDAGALLTFGWGLYGQEEINKLASHIS, from the exons ATGAACGAAACCGAAGCGGTGGAGGATGCGAGGGAGGTGGTGGTTGTGAAGGAGGAAGAGCGCGCGGAGAAAATGGTTTACATGTGGGGATACCTTCCCGGAGCCTCGCCGAAGAAGTCTCCGATACTCTCTCCGGCGCCTGTGACTCTCTCCGATCCTTCACTGGCCGTAGATTCGTGGAAGGACGTGTGCGGCGGTGGTTGCGGATTCGCCATGGTCATCTCAG AGAAAGGGAAGCTCATAACGTGGGGTTCTGCAGACGATGAAGGGCAGAGCTACTTGATATCAGGGAAGCATGGG GAGATTCCAGGGCTTTATCAGCTTCCCACTGAGGCTTCAGTGGTGAAGGCTGCTGCTGGTTGGGCTCACTGCGCTTCGGTCACTG AAGAAGGTGAGGTGTATGCATGGGGCTGGAAAGAATGTGTGCCTTCTGGGAAAGTTATTACTGATTTCATCACTGTGGGAAGTCTCCAAAAGGATATTGCTGGGAAACAAAGTTCATCAATAGCTGAACAAA GAAGCCCTCAGAGCTCAAACACAAGCAGTGGATCAGATTCTCATCATGACAACAAGAAAGTGGGAGATGAAGTTGTAAAGCGTAGGAAGATCACTTTCTCTAGACAGGATTCTGACAGTCAAGCATCTGGAGATGAATTCTTTAGTGTGTCCCCCTCTCTTGTGACCCTTGGTAATGGAGTGAAAATTACCTCTGTAGCACTTGGAGGGCGGCATACCTTGGCACTGTCAG ATGTGGGACAGGTCTGGGGTTGGGGCTATGGAGGTGAAGGACAGCTAGGATTGGGTTCTCGGGTAAAGATGGTATCATCCCCTCATCTTATACCTTGTATTGAGTCTGCTGGGAAGGATAAATCATCAGCTTTTCATCAAGGAAGTGGTGCTGGAGCTCAAGGGTCAAATGTTACTGGAAGTTATGTGATGGACATTTCTTGTGGCGGTCGACATAGTGTCGTGATAACAG ATGCTGGGGCTCTTCTTACATTCGGCTGGGGACTGTATGGCCAG GAAGAAATTAACAAGCTCGCATCTCACATCTCATAA
- the LOC114397481 gene encoding probable E3 ubiquitin-protein ligase HERC3 isoform X2 — translation MNETEAVEDAREVVVVKEEERAEKMVYMWGYLPGASPKKSPILSPAPVTLSDPSLAVDSWKDVCGGGCGFAMVISEKGKLITWGSADDEGQSYLISGKHGEIPGLYQLPTEASVVKAAAGWAHCASVTGSPQSSNTSSGSDSHHDNKKVGDEVVKRRKITFSRQDSDSQASGDEFFSVSPSLVTLGNGVKITSVALGGRHTLALSDVGQVWGWGYGGEGQLGLGSRVKMVSSPHLIPCIESAGKDKSSAFHQGSGAGAQGSNVTGSYVMDISCGGRHSVVITDAGALLTFGWGLYGQEEINKLASHIS, via the exons ATGAACGAAACCGAAGCGGTGGAGGATGCGAGGGAGGTGGTGGTTGTGAAGGAGGAAGAGCGCGCGGAGAAAATGGTTTACATGTGGGGATACCTTCCCGGAGCCTCGCCGAAGAAGTCTCCGATACTCTCTCCGGCGCCTGTGACTCTCTCCGATCCTTCACTGGCCGTAGATTCGTGGAAGGACGTGTGCGGCGGTGGTTGCGGATTCGCCATGGTCATCTCAG AGAAAGGGAAGCTCATAACGTGGGGTTCTGCAGACGATGAAGGGCAGAGCTACTTGATATCAGGGAAGCATGGG GAGATTCCAGGGCTTTATCAGCTTCCCACTGAGGCTTCAGTGGTGAAGGCTGCTGCTGGTTGGGCTCACTGCGCTTCGGTCACTG GAAGCCCTCAGAGCTCAAACACAAGCAGTGGATCAGATTCTCATCATGACAACAAGAAAGTGGGAGATGAAGTTGTAAAGCGTAGGAAGATCACTTTCTCTAGACAGGATTCTGACAGTCAAGCATCTGGAGATGAATTCTTTAGTGTGTCCCCCTCTCTTGTGACCCTTGGTAATGGAGTGAAAATTACCTCTGTAGCACTTGGAGGGCGGCATACCTTGGCACTGTCAG ATGTGGGACAGGTCTGGGGTTGGGGCTATGGAGGTGAAGGACAGCTAGGATTGGGTTCTCGGGTAAAGATGGTATCATCCCCTCATCTTATACCTTGTATTGAGTCTGCTGGGAAGGATAAATCATCAGCTTTTCATCAAGGAAGTGGTGCTGGAGCTCAAGGGTCAAATGTTACTGGAAGTTATGTGATGGACATTTCTTGTGGCGGTCGACATAGTGTCGTGATAACAG ATGCTGGGGCTCTTCTTACATTCGGCTGGGGACTGTATGGCCAG GAAGAAATTAACAAGCTCGCATCTCACATCTCATAA